The following is a genomic window from Acidimicrobiales bacterium.
TGATCGACACCGACGCTGCGGTCGAGCCGCACGTCGCCGCCTGCGACCGCGGCGGCGAAGGCCCGCACCGCGGCCGCCCGCGCCCGGGTGAGCCCGCAGCCGTCGAGGTCGCCGGTGGCCACCACCTCTGCGGTGGGGAAGGTGTGGGTCAGGCCGAGTTGCTGCAAGCCGGGCACCGGCGTGCCCAGCCGTTCGACCAGTCGCCCGGCCAGCGTCGTGGCCCCCGCCACGCTGACCTGTTGGCCGACGATGGCGCGCACGCCGATCTCGAACGCGTCCCAGGCGCCGGGCACCCGCAACCCTGGCCGGGCGGCCACGAGCGGCGCGATGACCGGGTCGTCGCCCACGTGACGCAGTGCCTCGGAGAGCGGCGCGTCGAGGGCGAAGATGCGACGAGCTCGTTCGACCACGTGGATCAAGCCGTCCCAATAGGGCAGGTGGGCTCGCAGCAACAGGTGGTCGGGCCCGCCCTCGCTGATCTCCAGCACGCCAGGGTCGCCGTCGACCACCACCGTGCGCCGGTACACGCCGTCGGCGACGTCCTCCACATGGGGGATGGCTCGGGCCGCGGCGTAGGCGAGCAGCCGTTCCCAGTCGAGGGGACCGTCGAACGGGAGCCGGAGCACGAGCCCGCCGTCGGCCACCAGTCGGTCGGCGCGCCGACGACGAGCGCGCAACTCGCCGGGCGACGCCCGGAAGACCTCGTGGCACGCCCGGTTGAGCTGGCGCAGGCTGCCGAACCCGGCGGCGAAGGCGATGTCGGTGACGGTGAGGTCGGTGTCGTCGAGCAACCGCCGGGCGAAGTGCGCCCGCCGCGACCGAGCCAACTGGTCGGGCGTGACGCCGACGTGTTCCGCGAACAGCCGCCTGAGGTGGCGGGCCGAGATCCCGAGCCGGGCACCGAGGTCGGTTTCCGTGCCGCCGTCGAGCGCCCCGTCCACGATCAGTTGCACGGCCCGGCAGACGAGTTCGGGAGCGGACAGCTCCGTGGGCTGCGGCGAACGATACGGCCGGCAGCGGAGGCACGCCCGGAACCCCGAGGCTTCGGCCGCTGCCGCCAAATCGAAGGACCGCACGTTGGCCGGGTTGGGCTTGGCCGGGCACCCGGGCCGGCAGTAGATGCCGGTGGTCACGACGGCCGAGAACGTGCTCATGCTCTCGGTATAGCGACAGGAGGCACGGTCGGGCCGGACATATCCGGACATGCTG
Proteins encoded in this region:
- a CDS encoding AlkA N-terminal domain-containing protein, with amino-acid sequence MSTFSAVVTTGIYCRPGCPAKPNPANVRSFDLAAAAEASGFRACLRCRPYRSPQPTELSAPELVCRAVQLIVDGALDGGTETDLGARLGISARHLRRLFAEHVGVTPDQLARSRRAHFARRLLDDTDLTVTDIAFAAGFGSLRQLNRACHEVFRASPGELRARRRRADRLVADGGLVLRLPFDGPLDWERLLAYAAARAIPHVEDVADGVYRRTVVVDGDPGVLEISEGGPDHLLLRAHLPYWDGLIHVVERARRIFALDAPLSEALRHVGDDPVIAPLVAARPGLRVPGAWDAFEIGVRAIVGQQVSVAGATTLAGRLVERLGTPVPGLQQLGLTHTFPTAEVVATGDLDGCGLTRARAAAVRAFAAAVAGGDVRLDRSVGVDQLVASLTEVRGIGPWTAQYIAMRLGEPDALPVGDLGLRRSLARLTDAPLAEVAARWSPWRALGAVHLWFADT